Proteins encoded in a region of the Fusarium falciforme chromosome 6, complete sequence genome:
- a CDS encoding MFS domain-containing protein: MSDDKSLNQAGIGDSNGKTTTSDTPEHVEDGFSNAQISYDNNGIAGIIRSPYVFGAALLASFGGFSFGYDQGVISIILTMPQFQQTFPEIAPGHSRYGFNTGFMTGMLEFGAFVGCLFFPILADRYSRKLGLAVATAFFCVGAIIQTAANNYGTLVAGRTIGGVGVGTLAMGAPLYISEIAPPNLRGSLLVLEAISIVIGAIIAYWITYGSRDISGDWAFRLPFLLQMAPALAVGIGIQFFPFSPRWLAMRHRNQDALDSLSKLRRLPGTDARIQQEWKGIIREVEIQELLLEREHGAGTNPVLLEFQQWGDLFKPKYIRRTTVALAIPFFQQFSGINAFVYYAPIFFAALGQDYEMSLILSGMVNICQFVAGIPTFLFLDKVGRRKLAIFGGIAMGIPHIIMAGIVNKYNNKWVDHPGMGWFGVALIYIYVLAYASSYGPLAWTLPAEVFPSSKRAKGVGAATAMVWLANFIIGVVVPEMQIKLGWGTYLFFGCFCFAASVFSFFLVPETAGKSLEQIAGAFGDRLEDEEGELESRAH; this comes from the exons ATGTCGGATGACAAGAGTCTCAACCAAGCTGGCATTGGTGACAGCAATGGCAAAACAACCACGTCCGATACTCCCGAACACGTCGAAGATGGCTTCTCCAACGCCCAAATCAGCTATGACAACAACGGAATAGCTGGGATCATTCGATCTCCCTACGTTTTTGGCGCTGCCCTTCTCGCCTCCTTCGGTGGCTTCTCCTTTGGGTACGATCAGGGGGTCATCTCCATTATCCTCACAATGCCTCAATTCCAACAAACCTTCCCCGAAATCGCCCCAGGTCACTCTCGATACGGCTTCAACACTGGTTTTATGACGGGGATGTTGGAATTCGGGGCATTCGTTGGCTGTCTGTTCTTCCCTATTCTTGCCGATCGATACTCCCGCAAACTGGGTCTTGCTGTAGCTACAGCATTCTTCTGCGTCGGTGCTATCATCCAGACGGCTGCAAACAACTATGGCACCCTTGTGGCCGGACGTACTATTGGtggcgttggcgttggcaCACTCGCCATGGGAGCACCTTTGTATATCTCTGAGATTGCACCTCCCAACCTGAGAGGCTCTCTCCTTGTACTCGAAGCCATCTCGATCGTCATTGGGGCTATCATTGCCTATTGGATTACATACGGCAGCCGTGATATTTCAGGCGACTGGGCTTTCAGATTGCCTTTCCTTCTGCAGATGGCCCCAGCGCTCGCGGTTGGCATTGGCATTCAGTTCTTCCCCTTTTCTCCGAGATGGCTGGCCATGCGCCACCGCAACCAGGACGCCTTGGATTCCCTTTCCAAGCTTCGTCGTCTCCCTGGAACCGATGCTCGTATTCAACAAGAATGGAAGGGTATTATCCGCGAGGTTGAAATACAGGAACTCCTGCTGGAGCGTGAGCATGGTGCCGGGACTAACCCTGTCTTGCTCGAGTTCCAGCAGTGGGGTGATCTCTTCAAGCCCAAGTACATTCGACGCACGACTGTTGCGCTTGCGATTCCGTTCTTCCAACAGTTTTCTG GTATCAACGCTTTTGTATACTACGCACCCATCTTCTTCGCTGCGCTCGGGCAGGATTACGAAATGTCTCTCATCCTGAGCGGTATGGTCAATATTTGTCAATTTGTGGCGGGTATTCCTACTTTTCTGTTCCTTGACAAGGTTGGCCGTCGCAAGCTTGCCATCTTTGGAGGCATCGCGATGGGTATCCCGcacatcatcatggccggcATCGTCAACAAGTACAACAACAAGTGGGTCGACCACCCGGGCATGGGCTGGTTTGGCGTAGCTCTCATCT ATATCTACGTTCTCGCTTACGCTTCGTCTTATGGACCTCTGGCGTGGACTCTGCCTGCAGAAGTTTTCCCTAGCTCCAAGCGAGCAAAGGGTGTCGGAGCTGCCACTGCCATGGTGTGGCTTGCAAATTTCATCATCGGCGTGGTCGTCCCCGAGATGCAGATCAAGCTTGGTTGGGGTACTTACCTTTTCTTTGGCTGCTTTTGTTTTGCGGCTTCtgtcttttctttcttcctcgTTCCCGAGACTGCGGGCAAGAGTCTGGAGCAGATTGCGGGTGCTTTTGGCGATAGActcgaagatgaggaaggtGAGCTAGAATCGCGGGCTCACTGA